Proteins found in one Puntigrus tetrazona isolate hp1 unplaced genomic scaffold, ASM1883169v1 S000000148, whole genome shotgun sequence genomic segment:
- the LOC122332852 gene encoding torsin-1A-like gives MNSKELEFKISKNIKNEKSGFLHSRLIKHHLVDHYIPFLPLELMHVRQCVLAEMLRLNMTQDVDLADKVARDMPYYPEEERIFAVKGCKSVRQKLFLYNDD, from the exons ATGAACAGCAAGGAGCTGGAGTTCAAGATctctaaaaacatcaaaaacgaGAAAA GTGGATTTTTACACTCTAGACTAATAAAGCATCATCTGGTCGATCACTATATTCCTTTCCTTCCTCTGGAGCTGATGCACGTGCGTCAGTGTGTCTTGGCTGAGATGCTACGTCTGAACATGACTCAAGACGTGGACCTGGCAGATAAAGTGGCCAGAGACATGCCTTACTACCCCGAAGAAGAGAGAATATTTGCTGTTAAAGGCTGCAAGTCTGTCAGACAGAAGCTGTTCCTCTATAACGATGACTGA
- the LOC122332851 gene encoding torsin-1B-like, with the protein MKVLHLLLFLYAVSNTTLASDDCAVCVGVSLGMVALITPFLIIAMDPLLPFDSKRLKADLRDSLFGQHIATDVVLKAVSTFMTDKNPNKPLVLSFHGTTGTGKNHVAEIIARNIYKQGYRCGHVHIYISEHHFPHKEHTHIYSANLKKSIPQAVYWFPRSMFIFDEADKMDPQLIDAIKPFLDYNARVDGVSFNKAIFIFLSNAGGNVIADVALDFWREGKDRKEIRMNSKELEFKISKNNGHYPRALPSLEEPG; encoded by the exons ATGAAGGTGCTGCAtctcttattatttttgtacgCGGTGTCTAATACGACATTAGCGTCAGACGACTGTGCCGTCTGCGTCGGCGTGAGTTTGGGGATGGTTGCGTTAATAACTCCTTTCTTAATAATTGCTATGGATCCTTTGCTGCCTTTTGATTCTAAGC GTTTGAAGGCGGATTTAAGAGACTCTCTCTTCGGGCAGCATATCGCGACTGATGTCGTGCTGAAAGCTGTATCGACATTCATGACTGACAAAAACCCGAACAAACCTCTGGTCCTCTCTTTTCACGGAACTACAGGAACTGGAAAAAACCACGTTGCTGAAATCATCGcaagaaacatttacaaacaagGATACCGGTGTGGGCatgttcacatatatatatctgagCATCACTTCCCTcacaaagaacacacacatatctacAGC GCAAATCTAAAGAAATCGATTCCTCAAGCGGTATATTGGTTTCCCCGCTCCATGTTCATATTCGATGAAGCGGACAAGATGGATCCACAGCTGATTGATGCCATAAAACCTTTTCTGGACTACAATGCCCGCGTAGATGGAGTGTCATTCAACAAAGcgattttcatttttctcag TAATGCAGGTGGGAATGTGATTGCTGACGTGGCTCTGGATTTCTGGAGAGAAGGAAAAGATAGGAAAGAAATCAGGATGAACAGCAAGGAGCTGGAGTTCAAGATCTCtaaaaataatggccactatccacgagcattaccgagcttggaagagccaggataa
- the LOC122332749 gene encoding torsin-1A-like, whose translation MKACNLLMYFFLPSALCCTRNVILFHMGTLGVILISTLFVEQDPLLPFDPKRLEADLEKSLFGQHIASDVVLKAVSLLMTKQNPNKPLVLSFHGTTGTGKNHVAKIIARNIYIKGEKSEHVHIIIPDYHFPDKQYSHIYSAQLKQLIRKSVASFPRSIFIFDEMDKMDPQLIDAIKPFLDYNARADGASVNQAIFIFLSNAGGKAILDLVLDFWKRGGDREEIRMNGKDVKILISEGIKKNNKDGFSYSSLINQHLIDHCVPFLPLEMKHVHQCAMAEMVHMNITQNYYLANRVARNMPYFQEQERLFALKGCKSVRQKLVLYVGE comes from the exons ATGAAAGCATGTaatcttttaatgtattttttcctgCCGTCTGCATTATGCTGCACACGAAATGTGATTTTGTTTCATATGGGCACGCTGGGTGTGATACTGATTTCGACGTTATTCGTAGAACAGGACCCTTTGCTGCCTTTTGATCCTAAAC gTTTGGAGGCAGATTTAGAGAAATCTCTCTTCGGGCAGCATATCGCATCTGACGTTGTACTAAAAGCGGTGTCGCTGCTTATGACCaaacaaaacccaaacaaaccCCTGGTCCTCTCTTTCCACGGGACTACTGGAACCGGAAAGAATCACGTCGCTAAAATCATCGCAAGGAACATTTACATAAAAGGGGAAAAGAGCGAACACGTTCATATAATAATACCTGACTATCATTTTCCAGATAAACAATATTCACACATCTACAGC GCACAGCTAAAGCAGTTGATCCGTAAAAGTGTAGCAAGTTTTCCCCGCTCCATTTTCATATTTGATGAAATGGACAAGATGGATCCCCAGCTGATCGACGCCATAAAACCTTTTCTAGACTACAATGCCCGTGCAGATGGAGCGTCAGTCAACCAAGCCATCTTCATTTTTCTCAG TAATGCCGGTGGGAAAGCGATTTTGGACTTGGTTCTGGATTTCTGGAAAAGAGGGGGAGATCGCGAAGAGATCAGGATGAACGGCAAGGATGTTAAGATTTTGATCTCTGAAGGCatcaagaaaaacaataaag ATGGATTTTCATACTCCAGTCTAATAAACCAACATCTTATTGACCACTGTGTTCCTTTCCTACCTCTGGAGATGAAGCATGTCCACCAGTGTGCCATGGCTGAGATGGTGCACATGAACATCACACAGAATTATTATCTGGCAAATAGAGTGGCAAGAAACATGCCCTACTTCCAGGAACAAGAGAGACTCTTTGCTCTTAAAGGCTGCAAGTCAGTTAGGCAGAAGTTGGTGTTGTATGTTGGTGAATAG